The Mercurialis annua linkage group LG2, ddMerAnnu1.2, whole genome shotgun sequence genome contains a region encoding:
- the LOC126667777 gene encoding uncharacterized protein LOC126667777 isoform X1 — protein MGRRCLIPSSQTAALVARSFPFPPLKSQNNIINFKKYPKHINSLYLHCPTRMFCCKSCLIQHQTDLKNYKEAFSKQMSMAGLKPHHRIAIGVSGGPDSMALCVLTAAWKTNGVANSNGGFVDGLLAIIVDHGLRAESKEEALTVSGRLSKMGIRCEIDSCDWLLGKPKQGHLQEEARDMRYQKFQNICLQHQISVLLIAHHADDQAELFILRLSRNSGVLGLAGMAFVSEIFSSTLPLYDEGIKNKGILLVRPLLNFSKEDLYKVCQMAGQDWVEDLTNRSQLYVRNRIRMSLGNLSSYTFKSELQAMISACRNTRSVVDQICSNLINQAVTIMHQQGYAIIDLEILDPSKVIAICLAKFIALVLQFISQRHKPVRGNASRLLLDYIRTFPCKTSVTAAGCYLCPVPQSKGTKILVCCSVGCPLPSRMELTSMHSDEELKQYIPSELDQIIADGKSYSDHLVPDASNVHFLDSTSESILTEAKRYNIIGESTYREILLLEMDEIKHFKGKNEDSVNRNSNNEVEYCNSSNEVEYITASSKEQFRPGQICYFMNRFFITWKPSKYRAVNDVSEKADCGYDLGDQSWYHCSESCTIDPDMFAEVRHMNDCDWLYLAKLSKCASLDELQQQRLFTSSGMRTKMKERKLDYLRFAAERSLSVLKSIPAAARRSLPVLVNHQGQLLSIPSIGFKCCPCLMVSCVFKPRVPLGGGYSLFM, from the exons ATGGGGAGGAGATGCCTGATTCCGTCGTCACAAACGGCGGCGTTGGTTGCCAGAAGCTTTCCATTTCCGCCTctaaaatctcaaaataatataattaacttcAAAAAGTATCCTAAACATATCAATTCTCTGTATCTCCACTGCCCAACTCGCATGTTTTGCTGCAAATCATGTCTTATTCAACACCAAACCGACCTGAAAAACTACAAGGAAGCTTTCTCCAAGCAGATGAGCATGGCCGGTCTCAAACCCCACCACCGCATTG CAATAGGAGTTTCCGGTGGACCTGACAGCATGGCGCTCTGTGTACTAACTGCTGCTTGGAAAACTAACGGAGTTGCCAATAGTAACGGTGGTTTTGTTGATGGACTCTTAGCTATAATTGTTGACCATGGCTTACGTGCTGAGAGTAAAGAGGAGGCTCTCACTGTTTCCGGTCGTCTTTCAAAAATGG GAATTAGATGTGAGATTGACTCTTGTGATTGGTTACTTGGGAAGCCTAAACAGGGTCATCTGCAGGAAGAGGCAAGAGATATGAG GTACCAAAAATTTCAGAATATTTGCCTTCAGCACCAAATTAGCGTGTTACTAATTGCTCATCACGCAGATGACCAG GCTGAGCTATTCATTCTCAGACTATCTCGCAATAGCGGTGTGCTTGGACTTGCTGGCATGGCGTTTGTTTCTGAAATCTTCTCCTCCACCCTACCATTGTACGACGAGGGAATAAAGAACAAAGGCATACTTCTAGTGAGACCACTCCTTAATTTTTCTAAAGAAGACCTGTATAAG GTATGTCAAATGGCTGGACAGGACTGGGTAGAAGATCTAACAAATCGAAGCCAATTATATGTTCGCAATAGAATTCGAATGTCATTAGGAAATCTGTCATCAT ATACATTCAAGTCTGAATTGCAGGCTATGATATCTGCTTGTCGAAACACACGTTCTGTTGTTGATCAAATTTGTTCTAATTTGATAAATCAGGCTGTTACAATCATGCAT CAACAGGGATATGCAATCATTGATTTAGAGATTCTTGATCCATCAAAAGTTATTGCCATATGCCTAGCAAAGTTTATTGCTTTGGTCTTGCAG TTCATCTCTCAGAGGCACAAGCCAGTTAGAGGTAATGCTTCAAGATTGTTGTTAGACTACATCCGTACTTTCCCATGCAAG ACCTCCGTTACAGCAGCTGGATGTTACCTATGTCCAGTTCCTCAGTCTAAGGGAACCAAAATCCTAGTTTGCTGCTCTGTTGGTTGTCCATTGCCTTCCAGAATGGAATTGACTAGCATGCATTCTGATGAAGAACTTAAGCAATATATCCCAAGTGAGTTGGATCAAATTATAGCTGATGGAAAATCATATTCGGATCACTTAGTTCCAGATGCATCAAATGTGCATTTCTTAGACTCTACATCTGAATCAATCCTAACTGAAGCCAAGAGGTATAATATTATCGGCGAGTCAACCTATAGGGAAATTCTTCTGTTGGAGATGGACGAAATCAAGCATTTCAAGGGCAAAAATGAAGATAGCGTTAACCGTAATTCAAATAATGAAGTTGAATACTGTAATTCAAGTAATGAAGTTGAATATATCACTGCATCTTCAAAAGAACAATTCAGACCGGGACAAATTTGCTATTTCATGAACAGATTCTTTATCACATGGAAACCAAGCAAGTACAGAGCTGTCAATGATGTTTCTGAGAAAGCAGATTGTGGTTACGATTTGGGAGACCAAAGTTGGTATCATTGTTCTGAATCTTGTACAATTGATCCTGACATGTTTGCTGAGGTGAGACACATGAATGACTGTGATTGGCTGTATCTCGCAAAGCTGTCAAAATGTGCTAGTTTGGATGAATTGCAGCAGCAAAGATTATTTACATCCAGTGGAATGAGGACGAAAATGAAGGAGAGAAAGCTAGATTATTTGAGATTTGCAGCAGAAAGAAGTCTCAGTGTGCTGAAATCTATTCCAGCTGCTGCTAGAAGAAGTCTACCTGTCCTAGTCAATCATCAAGGACAGTTGCTAAGCATTCCA AGCATTGGCTTCAAGTGCTGCCCTTGTTTGATGGTGTCTTGCGTATTCAAGCCAAGAGTGCCACTTGGGGGAGGCTATAGTTTATTCATGTAG
- the LOC126667777 gene encoding uncharacterized protein LOC126667777 isoform X2: MAYVLRVKRRLSLFPVVFQKWPKQGHLQEEARDMRYQKFQNICLQHQISVLLIAHHADDQAELFILRLSRNSGVLGLAGMAFVSEIFSSTLPLYDEGIKNKGILLVRPLLNFSKEDLYKVCQMAGQDWVEDLTNRSQLYVRNRIRMSLGNLSSYTFKSELQAMISACRNTRSVVDQICSNLINQAVTIMHQQGYAIIDLEILDPSKVIAICLAKFIALVLQFISQRHKPVRGNASRLLLDYIRTFPCKTSVTAAGCYLCPVPQSKGTKILVCCSVGCPLPSRMELTSMHSDEELKQYIPSELDQIIADGKSYSDHLVPDASNVHFLDSTSESILTEAKRYNIIGESTYREILLLEMDEIKHFKGKNEDSVNRNSNNEVEYCNSSNEVEYITASSKEQFRPGQICYFMNRFFITWKPSKYRAVNDVSEKADCGYDLGDQSWYHCSESCTIDPDMFAEVRHMNDCDWLYLAKLSKCASLDELQQQRLFTSSGMRTKMKERKLDYLRFAAERSLSVLKSIPAAARRSLPVLVNHQGQLLSIPSIGFKCCPCLMVSCVFKPRVPLGGGYSLFM, translated from the exons ATGGCTTACGTGCTGAGAGTAAAGAGGAGGCTCTCACTGTTTCCGGTCGTCTTTCAAAAATGG CCTAAACAGGGTCATCTGCAGGAAGAGGCAAGAGATATGAG GTACCAAAAATTTCAGAATATTTGCCTTCAGCACCAAATTAGCGTGTTACTAATTGCTCATCACGCAGATGACCAG GCTGAGCTATTCATTCTCAGACTATCTCGCAATAGCGGTGTGCTTGGACTTGCTGGCATGGCGTTTGTTTCTGAAATCTTCTCCTCCACCCTACCATTGTACGACGAGGGAATAAAGAACAAAGGCATACTTCTAGTGAGACCACTCCTTAATTTTTCTAAAGAAGACCTGTATAAG GTATGTCAAATGGCTGGACAGGACTGGGTAGAAGATCTAACAAATCGAAGCCAATTATATGTTCGCAATAGAATTCGAATGTCATTAGGAAATCTGTCATCAT ATACATTCAAGTCTGAATTGCAGGCTATGATATCTGCTTGTCGAAACACACGTTCTGTTGTTGATCAAATTTGTTCTAATTTGATAAATCAGGCTGTTACAATCATGCAT CAACAGGGATATGCAATCATTGATTTAGAGATTCTTGATCCATCAAAAGTTATTGCCATATGCCTAGCAAAGTTTATTGCTTTGGTCTTGCAG TTCATCTCTCAGAGGCACAAGCCAGTTAGAGGTAATGCTTCAAGATTGTTGTTAGACTACATCCGTACTTTCCCATGCAAG ACCTCCGTTACAGCAGCTGGATGTTACCTATGTCCAGTTCCTCAGTCTAAGGGAACCAAAATCCTAGTTTGCTGCTCTGTTGGTTGTCCATTGCCTTCCAGAATGGAATTGACTAGCATGCATTCTGATGAAGAACTTAAGCAATATATCCCAAGTGAGTTGGATCAAATTATAGCTGATGGAAAATCATATTCGGATCACTTAGTTCCAGATGCATCAAATGTGCATTTCTTAGACTCTACATCTGAATCAATCCTAACTGAAGCCAAGAGGTATAATATTATCGGCGAGTCAACCTATAGGGAAATTCTTCTGTTGGAGATGGACGAAATCAAGCATTTCAAGGGCAAAAATGAAGATAGCGTTAACCGTAATTCAAATAATGAAGTTGAATACTGTAATTCAAGTAATGAAGTTGAATATATCACTGCATCTTCAAAAGAACAATTCAGACCGGGACAAATTTGCTATTTCATGAACAGATTCTTTATCACATGGAAACCAAGCAAGTACAGAGCTGTCAATGATGTTTCTGAGAAAGCAGATTGTGGTTACGATTTGGGAGACCAAAGTTGGTATCATTGTTCTGAATCTTGTACAATTGATCCTGACATGTTTGCTGAGGTGAGACACATGAATGACTGTGATTGGCTGTATCTCGCAAAGCTGTCAAAATGTGCTAGTTTGGATGAATTGCAGCAGCAAAGATTATTTACATCCAGTGGAATGAGGACGAAAATGAAGGAGAGAAAGCTAGATTATTTGAGATTTGCAGCAGAAAGAAGTCTCAGTGTGCTGAAATCTATTCCAGCTGCTGCTAGAAGAAGTCTACCTGTCCTAGTCAATCATCAAGGACAGTTGCTAAGCATTCCA AGCATTGGCTTCAAGTGCTGCCCTTGTTTGATGGTGTCTTGCGTATTCAAGCCAAGAGTGCCACTTGGGGGAGGCTATAGTTTATTCATGTAG
- the LOC126667778 gene encoding uncharacterized protein LOC126667778, with protein sequence MLKLWKWYQQCLSTHPVKTQMITSGFLWSSGDIGAQYITHSTAVSHHKKSDEEKEFKVSWTRVAATGLFGFGFIGPLGHYWYEGLDKLIRLKFQLPPKSLRFVAAKVAADTLIFAPFDLLVFFSYMGLYSGKSVKQVKEDVKRDFLPAMLMEGCIWPVVQVANFRYVPVRHQLLYVNTFCLLDSAFLSWFEQQNDAPWKQWFSSVKPLKEKEDLGQGQSQGS encoded by the exons atgttgaagCTTTGGAAATGGTACCAGCAATGCTTATCTACTCATCCAGTGAAGACCCAGATGATTACTTCTGGATTCTTATGGAGTTCTGGTGATATTGGTGCTCAGTACATCACTCATTCTACTGCTGTCAGCCACCATAAGAAATCT GATGAAGAAAAAGAATTCAAAGTCAGCTGGACACGTGTAGCTGCCACTGGTCTGTTTGGCTTTGGCTTCATCGGTCCATTAGGCCATTATTG GTATGAAGGCTTGGACAAGCTAATTCGGCTGAAATTTCAACTCCCGCCGAAATCATTGCGTTTTGTCGCAGCTAAAGTAGCAGCAGATACCTTGATTTTTGCCCCTTTCGACTTGTTGGTGTTCTTCTCGTATATGGGATTGTATAGCGGCAAGAGTGTGAAACAAGTGAAGGAAGATGTGAAGAGAGACTTTCTACCAGCCATGCTTATGGAGGGTTGTATATGGCCAGTAGTTCAGGTTGCTAATTTCCGGTATGTGCCGGTCAGACATCAGCTCCTTTATGTCAACACATTTTGCTTGTTGGACAGCGCTTTCTTGTCATGGTTCGAACAACAAAACGATGCCCCTTGGAAGCAGTGGTTCTCATCTGTGAAGCCATTAAAGGAAAAAGAAGATCTAGGTCAGGGTCAGAGTCAGGGCAGTTGA